The Lewinellaceae bacterium genome includes a region encoding these proteins:
- a CDS encoding M23 family metallopeptidase has protein sequence MEEKKISKWQRFRERMRHTYRLVVMTMDSFEEVASYKISLMNVYLLVSSVVVIVGLLVVAAIAFTPLKKYVPGYGDASKDEVVQEAYKRITDLEKSLEAHQAYEDNIKRILVGDVQTEDEVPQGHETHIDSIVEVLPSEKEQQLKQELKLEEVADAAQESKTVSFMPRDVPLEQLYFIAPVNGEVSSGYMPDQEHFGVDILAPKNTAVKAAADGYVFLSDWTLETGNTIGIQHSNNTITFYKHNSVNLKKAGSYVKAGEAVAIIGNTGTLSSGPHLHFELWHKGKPVDATEYIRF, from the coding sequence ATGGAAGAGAAAAAAATAAGCAAGTGGCAGCGGTTCAGAGAAAGAATGAGACATACCTACCGGTTGGTGGTGATGACGATGGATTCTTTTGAAGAGGTGGCTTCATACAAGATCAGCCTGATGAATGTTTATTTGCTCGTCAGCAGTGTTGTGGTAATTGTAGGACTTCTTGTCGTTGCGGCCATTGCATTTACCCCATTGAAAAAATATGTTCCCGGATACGGTGATGCGTCAAAAGACGAAGTGGTCCAGGAAGCATACAAAAGAATCACGGATCTCGAAAAATCACTGGAAGCCCACCAGGCTTATGAAGACAACATAAAGCGTATCCTGGTCGGTGATGTTCAAACGGAGGATGAAGTCCCCCAGGGCCATGAAACCCATATTGACTCTATTGTCGAAGTACTCCCCTCTGAAAAGGAACAACAGCTCAAGCAGGAACTCAAACTCGAGGAAGTAGCCGATGCCGCCCAGGAATCGAAAACCGTCAGTTTTATGCCCCGTGATGTACCTCTTGAACAATTATATTTTATCGCACCGGTAAACGGGGAGGTGAGTTCAGGATATATGCCTGATCAGGAACATTTCGGCGTGGACATTCTCGCTCCAAAAAATACGGCCGTAAAAGCCGCCGCCGACGGTTATGTGTTTTTATCAGACTGGACCCTGGAAACCGGCAATACCATTGGCATCCAGCATTCCAATAATACCATCACCTTTTACAAGCACAATTCCGTTAACCTCAAAAAAGCCGGTAGCTATGTAAAAGCCGGAGAAGCAGTAGCCATCATCGGAAACACAGGAACGCTATCGAGTGGCCCTCACCTTCATTTCGAGCTTTGGCACAAAGGAAAACCTGTCGACGCTACAGAATATATCCGGTTTTAG
- a CDS encoding GNAT family N-acetyltransferase — protein MDRDRTYLFDIDTALVGRRIVVRRFRENEGSALYQLIQDNYTMLYDVLPKMVEECISKESAETFVRRKIADWLLDKAYCFGIWETKGAELIGYIEVFGIDWHIPKGELAFFIDMQHKEKGIMTEALKKVTEFSFNQLQLEKLAFRVAMDNYPAQRLARKCEFSREGDLRNEFRNKSGALIDAMLFGLPKLV, from the coding sequence ATGGACAGAGACAGAACTTATTTATTTGATATAGACACGGCTTTGGTAGGCCGGAGGATAGTCGTTCGTCGTTTTCGTGAAAATGAAGGGAGTGCGCTCTATCAACTGATACAGGATAATTACACGATGCTCTATGATGTCCTTCCTAAAATGGTAGAAGAATGCATTTCCAAAGAAAGTGCCGAAACTTTTGTCCGCAGGAAAATAGCCGACTGGCTCCTGGACAAGGCTTATTGTTTCGGAATCTGGGAAACCAAAGGAGCCGAGTTGATCGGATATATTGAGGTTTTTGGTATCGACTGGCATATTCCCAAAGGAGAGCTGGCATTTTTCATTGATATGCAACACAAGGAAAAAGGGATCATGACGGAGGCGCTGAAAAAAGTGACAGAATTTAGTTTTAACCAGTTGCAGCTCGAAAAACTGGCCTTCAGGGTAGCAATGGATAATTATCCCGCACAACGGCTGGCTCGAAAATGTGAATTTTCAAGGGAAGGCGACCTTCGGAATGAATTCAGGAATAAAAGTGGTGCCCTGATTGACGCCATGTTGTTTGGGCTCCCCAAATTGGTGTGA
- the fumC gene encoding class II fumarate hydratase: protein MNYRKEKDSIGYIDVPADKYWGAQTQRSFQNFKIGGHLMPVEIIRAFAILKKAAAITNLEAGVLSKEKSDLIGKVCDEILKGKLDDQFPLVVWQTGSGTQSNMNLNEVIANRGHILHGGELTDEKKFLHPNDDVNKSQSSNDTFPTAMHIAAYKILVETTIPGIEALRDTLDQKAKAFKDVVKIGRTHFMDATPLTVGQEFSGYVSQLDHGLVAIQNTLDHLSELALGGTAVGTGLNTPPGYDVNVAKNIAALSDLPFRTADNKFEALASHDAIVEAHGALKTVAVSLMKIGNDIRMLGSGPRSGIGELILPANEPGSSIMPGKVNPTQSEALTMAMAQVMGNDVTINIGGMTGHFELNVFKPVMIFNFLNSARLIGDACQSFNTNCAVGIEVNESRITELVNNSLMLVTALNTKIGYDNAAAIAKKAYAENTTLKAAAMELGLVTSEQFDEWVRPEDMC, encoded by the coding sequence ATGAACTACAGAAAAGAAAAAGACAGCATCGGTTATATTGATGTACCGGCTGACAAGTATTGGGGCGCTCAAACACAACGTTCTTTTCAAAATTTCAAAATAGGTGGGCATCTTATGCCGGTTGAAATCATTCGTGCTTTCGCCATTCTAAAAAAAGCTGCCGCCATCACCAACCTGGAAGCAGGGGTACTTTCCAAAGAAAAATCGGACCTTATCGGAAAGGTCTGTGATGAAATTCTCAAAGGCAAACTGGACGATCAGTTCCCGTTGGTGGTTTGGCAAACCGGATCGGGTACCCAATCCAACATGAACCTGAATGAGGTCATCGCCAACCGCGGACATATCCTCCACGGGGGAGAATTGACGGACGAGAAAAAATTCTTACATCCCAATGATGACGTAAATAAATCACAGTCTTCCAATGATACGTTTCCTACGGCCATGCATATCGCAGCCTATAAGATCCTGGTAGAGACCACCATCCCGGGTATCGAAGCATTGCGGGATACGCTTGATCAAAAAGCAAAAGCCTTTAAAGATGTCGTAAAAATCGGCCGTACCCACTTCATGGATGCTACCCCACTGACGGTCGGACAGGAATTTTCCGGCTATGTTTCCCAACTGGACCACGGTCTTGTTGCCATTCAAAACACACTGGATCACCTTTCTGAACTTGCCCTGGGAGGAACGGCAGTAGGAACCGGGCTCAATACCCCTCCGGGATATGATGTAAATGTGGCCAAAAATATTGCGGCCCTGAGCGACCTGCCTTTCAGAACCGCTGACAATAAATTTGAAGCACTCGCTTCTCATGATGCCATCGTGGAAGCGCACGGTGCCCTTAAAACCGTGGCCGTTTCCCTTATGAAAATAGGCAACGACATCAGAATGCTGGGCTCGGGGCCACGAAGCGGTATCGGCGAATTGATCCTCCCGGCCAACGAACCAGGCTCATCCATCATGCCTGGCAAAGTAAACCCTACCCAGTCTGAAGCCCTTACCATGGCCATGGCTCAGGTAATGGGCAATGATGTGACCATCAACATTGGCGGCATGACCGGACATTTTGAACTGAATGTATTTAAGCCGGTAATGATCTTTAACTTCCTCAATTCAGCCCGACTCATTGGTGACGCCTGCCAAAGTTTCAATACCAATTGTGCAGTGGGTATAGAGGTAAACGAAAGCCGGATCACTGAGTTGGTCAACAATTCACTGATGCTGGTAACCGCTTTGAATACGAAGATCGGCTACGACAACGCCGCTGCCATCGCCAAGAAAGCATACGCTGAAAATACTACCCTGAAGGCTGCCGCCATGGAACTGGGCCTGGTGACCTCCGAACAATTTGACGAATGGGTCAGACCTGAGGATATGTGTTAA
- the pbpC gene encoding penicillin-binding protein 1C, with protein sequence MKKFKWTRRRKVILVAAGILFLWYLFSLPLTLFDHPTCRVLEDKEGNLLGARIATDGQWRFPAGENIPEKFKTALIEFEDRRFFRHPGVDPRGLGRAIFQNIKNRKIVSGGSTLSMQVIRMSRGQKSRNIFQKFIEMILATRLELRYSKKEILGLYTANAPFGGNVVGLEAAAWRYFGKRPNLLSWGEAAMLAVLPNSPGLIHPGRQREALLQKRNRLLVRLRDNGTIDDLTCELASSEPLPEKPLQLPQLAPHLLDRSFSSLSGKSATQKSRIRTTLDANLQSRITAIIEHHHKNLAANEIHNLAAVVIEVETGNILAYVGNAPGAGEDHEAAVDIVNAPRSTGSILKPFLYAMMLQEGQIFPQTLIPDVPTILSGYRPENFHEKYDGAVPAKKVLSRSLNVPMVHMLHDYGLEKFHHNLKKFGFSTINKPPGHYGLTLILGGAEINLLEVTNAYACMARMLNHVYLFDGEYDPVDFRPANYFQDFKVTPTPKEKLEKTPDVISASAAWLTFDAMQEVERPNSEGGWENFRSRRRIAWKTGTSFGFRDAWAVGVTPKYAVGIWAGNADGEGRPGLVGVLASAPVLFDIFNALPPDNKWFDQPFDDMKRIPVCHDSGYLPLPICPVDTVWVPANSVNARPCPYHTIIHLDESEQWQVNAGCEAPDKIVHRPWFVLPPLSEYYFKSKNPTYAVLPPFRKDCISEAQETNPMQLIYPKHPTRIYVPTDLDGKLSRTVFSVAHRDPAVTIYWHIDDEYIGSTKDFHNMELNPPEGDHYLTLVDESGNRLVQKFVIIKKN encoded by the coding sequence ATGAAAAAATTCAAATGGACAAGGCGTCGTAAGGTCATCCTCGTTGCTGCGGGGATATTATTCCTTTGGTATTTGTTCAGCTTACCGCTCACCTTATTTGACCATCCCACCTGTAGGGTGCTGGAAGACAAAGAGGGCAATCTCCTGGGGGCCCGGATCGCCACTGACGGCCAATGGCGTTTTCCTGCTGGCGAAAATATCCCCGAAAAATTTAAAACAGCTCTTATTGAATTCGAAGACCGCCGGTTTTTCAGGCATCCGGGCGTGGATCCGAGAGGCTTGGGAAGGGCTATTTTTCAAAATATTAAAAACCGAAAAATCGTCAGCGGAGGAAGTACCCTGAGTATGCAGGTCATCCGTATGTCGCGCGGACAGAAGTCCCGGAATATTTTTCAGAAATTTATTGAAATGATCCTGGCGACCCGGCTGGAACTGAGGTATTCCAAAAAAGAAATCCTTGGCCTGTATACCGCCAACGCCCCCTTTGGGGGCAATGTAGTTGGGCTGGAAGCCGCCGCCTGGCGATATTTTGGCAAACGCCCCAATCTGCTGAGCTGGGGGGAAGCGGCCATGCTGGCTGTCTTGCCCAATAGTCCAGGCCTCATTCATCCGGGCAGACAAAGGGAAGCCCTGCTCCAAAAACGCAACCGGCTCCTGGTCCGACTGAGAGATAACGGCACCATTGATGACCTGACCTGTGAGCTGGCCAGCAGTGAGCCGCTGCCTGAAAAACCGCTGCAACTGCCTCAACTGGCTCCCCATCTTCTCGACCGGAGCTTCAGCAGTTTGTCAGGAAAGTCGGCAACTCAAAAGTCGCGCATCCGCACCACCCTGGATGCCAATTTGCAATCCCGGATTACCGCAATTATCGAACACCATCACAAAAACCTGGCCGCCAACGAAATCCACAATCTTGCCGCTGTCGTTATCGAAGTGGAAACGGGTAATATTCTCGCCTATGTCGGCAACGCCCCCGGTGCAGGTGAAGATCACGAAGCAGCAGTTGACATTGTCAATGCACCAAGAAGTACGGGGAGTATTCTTAAACCTTTTCTCTATGCCATGATGCTTCAGGAGGGCCAAATTTTTCCGCAAACGCTCATTCCCGATGTTCCGACTATACTCAGTGGGTACCGGCCCGAGAATTTTCATGAAAAATACGATGGGGCAGTTCCGGCAAAAAAAGTACTGAGCAGATCACTCAATGTTCCAATGGTGCACATGTTACATGATTACGGGCTCGAAAAATTTCACCACAACCTGAAAAAATTCGGCTTCTCCACCATTAACAAACCTCCCGGGCACTATGGACTGACGCTGATCCTTGGCGGGGCGGAGATCAATTTACTGGAAGTGACCAATGCTTATGCCTGTATGGCGCGTATGCTCAATCATGTTTACCTGTTCGACGGCGAATACGACCCGGTAGATTTTCGGCCTGCGAACTATTTTCAAGACTTCAAAGTCACCCCGACCCCAAAAGAAAAGCTGGAAAAGACGCCCGACGTAATCAGCGCCTCTGCCGCCTGGCTCACTTTCGACGCCATGCAGGAAGTAGAACGTCCCAACTCGGAGGGAGGATGGGAAAACTTCCGGTCGCGGCGGCGGATCGCCTGGAAAACGGGAACAAGTTTCGGCTTCAGGGATGCCTGGGCCGTTGGCGTAACCCCCAAATATGCCGTTGGAATATGGGCAGGAAATGCGGACGGGGAAGGCCGCCCGGGACTGGTAGGAGTGCTGGCCTCCGCGCCGGTATTGTTTGACATTTTTAATGCCTTGCCCCCCGACAACAAATGGTTCGATCAACCATTTGACGATATGAAAAGAATCCCTGTTTGTCATGATAGCGGGTATCTTCCATTGCCCATTTGTCCCGTGGATACGGTCTGGGTACCGGCCAACTCCGTCAATGCAAGACCTTGCCCCTACCATACCATTATCCACCTGGATGAAAGTGAACAGTGGCAGGTCAACGCCGGTTGCGAAGCCCCTGATAAAATAGTGCACCGCCCTTGGTTTGTGCTGCCTCCCTTGTCCGAATATTACTTCAAAAGTAAAAATCCTACTTACGCCGTACTTCCTCCTTTCCGGAAGGATTGTATCAGCGAAGCGCAGGAAACCAATCCCATGCAGCTCATCTACCCTAAACACCCTACCCGGATTTACGTACCTACAGATCTGGACGGCAAACTCTCCAGAACGGTTTTCTCCGTAGCACACAGAGACCCGGCCGTGACCATTTATTGGCACATTGATGACGAATACATCGGGAGCACCAAAGACTTTCACAACATGGAACTCAATCCTCCCGAGGGCGATCATTACCTGACTCTTGTGGATGAATCCGGCAACCGTTTGGTGCAAAAATTTGTTATTATCAAGAAAAATTGA
- a CDS encoding isoamylase early set domain-containing protein — protein sequence MIKKQYSKSKSLCKVTFTLPKEAASDAKEVRILGEFNDWNWEKAPAMKADKKEFKATLELATGRPYQFRYMIDHERWENDWNADDYVISPFTGAENSVVIVEEKLDVAPVAKKAAPAKKAPAAKKATTEKKAAPTAKATPVAPVAKATPVAKKAPATKVVKAKVEKTAKATAKGGKNAKK from the coding sequence ATGATTAAGAAACAGTATTCAAAAAGCAAATCACTTTGCAAAGTGACCTTTACTCTTCCCAAAGAAGCCGCTTCTGATGCAAAAGAAGTACGCATTTTGGGTGAATTCAACGACTGGAACTGGGAGAAAGCTCCTGCGATGAAAGCCGACAAAAAGGAATTCAAAGCTACCCTTGAGCTTGCCACAGGACGCCCATATCAATTTCGCTATATGATTGATCACGAACGCTGGGAAAACGATTGGAATGCAGATGACTACGTTATCTCTCCATTCACCGGCGCTGAAAATTCAGTGGTGATCGTTGAAGAAAAACTGGATGTTGCTCCTGTAGCGAAAAAAGCAGCTCCTGCCAAGAAAGCACCTGCTGCAAAAAAAGCAACTACTGAAAAGAAAGCAGCTCCGACGGCAAAAGCAACTCCGGTGGCTCCAGTCGCAAAAGCAACTCCGGTAGCTAAGAAAGCTCCTGCAACTAAAGTAGTTAAAGCTAAAGTTGAAAAAACGGCTAAAGCTACCGCCAAAGGAGGAAAAAACGCTAAGAAGTAA
- the lysS gene encoding lysine--tRNA ligase, whose protein sequence is MQLSEQEIVRRENLQKIRELGIDPYPAEAYPVTAYATEIKANYKDEPAEGEDNFKEVSIAGRIMSRRVMGKAAFAEIQDSTGRIQVYIKRDEIAPGEDKELYNTLFKKLLDIGDFVGIKGYAFRTQVGEISVHASEFKFLSKSLRPLPIVKTDEEGNVHDAFTDPEMRYRQRYVDLTVNPHVKDIFITRSKILSSMRRFFDDKGWLEVETPVLQPIHGGAAARPFETFHNTLEMPLYMRIANELYLKRLIVGGFEGVYEIGKMFRNEGMDRTHNPEFTSMEIYVAYKDYNWMMEMVENCLEYITKEVTGGTVVNYEDKKIDFAGPYRRLSMYDSIKEFTGIDVSEMDEAALRKVCTDLHIAVDDSMGKGKLIDEIFGEKVEANLIQPTYITDYPIEMTPLAKKHRSVEGLVERFELFVNGKEIANAYSELNDPIDQRERFEDQLKLAERGDHDAMVLDEDFLRSIEYGMPPTSGLGIGMDRLTMMLTNQRSIQEVLFFPQMKAEKKG, encoded by the coding sequence ATGCAATTAAGTGAACAGGAAATTGTAAGAAGAGAGAATCTTCAAAAGATCAGAGAACTGGGCATTGACCCTTATCCTGCGGAAGCCTATCCGGTTACGGCATACGCCACAGAGATCAAGGCCAATTATAAAGATGAGCCGGCGGAAGGGGAGGACAACTTCAAGGAAGTCAGCATTGCCGGTAGGATCATGTCCCGCAGGGTGATGGGAAAAGCTGCATTTGCCGAAATCCAGGATTCAACAGGAAGGATACAGGTCTATATCAAAAGGGATGAAATTGCTCCGGGAGAGGATAAAGAACTTTACAATACGTTGTTCAAAAAATTGCTGGATATTGGTGATTTTGTAGGAATCAAAGGCTATGCTTTTCGTACCCAGGTGGGGGAAATTTCCGTGCATGCCTCCGAGTTCAAATTCCTGAGCAAATCTCTTCGCCCGTTGCCCATTGTTAAAACAGATGAAGAGGGTAATGTCCATGATGCTTTTACAGATCCTGAGATGCGTTACCGTCAGCGTTATGTGGACCTCACGGTTAACCCTCATGTGAAGGACATTTTTATCACCCGCAGCAAGATCCTGTCGTCTATGCGCAGGTTTTTTGACGACAAGGGATGGCTCGAAGTAGAAACGCCTGTATTGCAGCCTATTCACGGTGGCGCAGCGGCTCGTCCTTTTGAGACTTTTCACAATACGTTGGAAATGCCTTTGTATATGCGTATTGCCAATGAACTCTACCTCAAGCGACTGATCGTGGGCGGTTTTGAAGGGGTGTATGAGATTGGAAAAATGTTCAGGAATGAAGGGATGGACAGAACCCACAATCCTGAGTTTACCAGTATGGAAATTTATGTGGCCTATAAAGATTACAACTGGATGATGGAGATGGTGGAAAACTGCCTGGAATATATCACTAAAGAGGTGACCGGGGGCACAGTGGTGAACTATGAAGATAAAAAGATAGATTTTGCCGGACCTTACCGCCGTTTGAGCATGTACGATTCCATCAAGGAATTTACAGGAATCGATGTTTCTGAAATGGATGAGGCGGCTTTGCGGAAAGTGTGCACAGACCTTCACATCGCGGTGGACGACAGTATGGGGAAAGGAAAATTGATCGATGAGATCTTTGGTGAAAAAGTGGAAGCCAACCTGATCCAGCCGACTTATATCACGGATTATCCGATAGAGATGACGCCTTTGGCGAAAAAACACCGTTCCGTGGAGGGGTTGGTGGAACGTTTTGAGTTATTTGTCAATGGAAAGGAAATTGCCAATGCTTATTCAGAGCTCAACGACCCCATTGATCAGCGGGAGCGTTTTGAGGATCAGCTCAAACTTGCCGAGCGGGGTGATCATGACGCGATGGTGCTGGATGAGGATTTTCTCCGTTCCATCGAATACGGCATGCCTCCGACATCAGGACTTGGTATTGGTATGGATCGATTGACCATGATGCTGACCAACCAGCGGTCCATCCAGGAGGTGCTTTTCTTTCCTCAGATGAAGGCCGAGAAGAAAGGCTAA
- a CDS encoding T9SS type A sorting domain-containing protein — protein MQTFSKILTIGLGVSIMILAGTFFLQERMPGPIHQEEEFEEEEGLMAKIAGRYEQEFLMTRDPKINRVPTERLMAAKAVADQKRILKSAESFPVYWEERGPNNVGGRTRGLIFDANDPTQKTVWAAGVSGGLWRTTNIDASPPNWTRVNDLFENLAITTLAQDPGNPNILYFGTGEGYWNFDAVAGLGIWQSTDGGVTWNVLGFTLGNGNFSWVNKIVVAANGDIYAATSTGGVQFSNDSGTSFTTVLANGIGGANTNRADDLEIAANGDIYAGMRNDGIYKLTNGVPGWVASTNNLPTSGFGRIEITSAPGNAQTIYAAFADTTSANNGGCMGVFQSTNGGTNWTAKTVPGAIGTQCWYDFIMAVDPNDAARVWLGGVRLFVSGDEGSNWTQANVDHSDQHAIVYRPGNSNEMLLGNDGGVERTLAGSAAVPAFSPKNDGYNVTQFYAISMNPVSGSNEIIGGTQDNATPVFSSSGLGSTTCVLCCCDGGWAHIDQDDPTIQIASTQDGSFNLSTGGSGGAFNNIVPGSPDVRFFITPSSYDSGNDVFYFSDDVDNFGRVTDIGGTNTLTFEPVAAFGNGRVSAFAVSPNTADRVFMGIENGTLFQIDNANMNGAITVTNLNAPAVGFMSSVTVAAGDDQHLLITYSNYGVQSIWETTNGGTNWRSVEGNLPDMPVRWAMFHPFDPEQVLVATELGVWTSADITVVSPDWQPTNGFGLANVRVDMLVYRSSDHTIAAATHGRGVFTTDYFGMLANCQPNLNLSGIIAPGIYTAEDVLTTDGTVQGATAVILQAGEMVVLEPDFTAERGSDFWALILPCAPPGSFAPDEEQYFLKMPDESGMEAKTIEDKKDKTPEGKLRCYPNPAQTFATVEFELTEATNMRIVVMNARGQLVDVLADGNFTEGTLKFPWNTNALESGLYFVQAQMATKAVTEKVFVVK, from the coding sequence ATGCAGACCTTTTCAAAAATATTAACCATCGGGCTCGGTGTCAGCATCATGATACTGGCAGGAACTTTCTTTCTACAAGAAAGGATGCCCGGGCCAATACACCAGGAGGAAGAATTTGAGGAAGAAGAAGGCCTCATGGCCAAAATTGCAGGCAGGTACGAACAGGAATTCCTGATGACCAGGGATCCGAAAATCAACAGGGTCCCAACGGAACGACTGATGGCAGCAAAGGCCGTAGCCGACCAAAAACGAATCCTGAAATCAGCAGAATCCTTCCCTGTTTACTGGGAAGAACGCGGTCCCAACAATGTGGGGGGAAGAACGAGAGGCCTTATTTTCGATGCCAATGATCCCACGCAAAAGACCGTTTGGGCCGCCGGAGTGTCAGGAGGATTGTGGCGGACCACCAATATCGATGCTTCTCCACCCAACTGGACCCGGGTGAATGACCTTTTTGAGAACCTTGCCATCACCACCCTTGCCCAGGATCCCGGCAATCCGAACATCCTTTACTTCGGCACAGGGGAAGGATACTGGAACTTCGACGCCGTGGCCGGGTTAGGCATCTGGCAAAGCACCGATGGAGGCGTGACCTGGAACGTTCTGGGTTTCACATTGGGAAATGGCAACTTCAGCTGGGTCAACAAGATCGTCGTAGCCGCCAACGGAGATATTTACGCGGCAACCTCTACTGGAGGCGTACAGTTTTCCAACGACAGCGGCACCAGTTTCACCACCGTTTTAGCCAACGGGATTGGAGGAGCGAACACCAACAGGGCCGACGATCTGGAGATTGCGGCCAACGGAGACATTTATGCCGGAATGCGCAACGACGGTATTTACAAATTGACCAATGGCGTTCCGGGATGGGTGGCTTCTACCAATAACCTCCCGACCTCCGGATTTGGCCGAATTGAAATAACTTCCGCACCCGGCAATGCACAAACCATCTACGCCGCTTTCGCCGATACCACATCTGCCAACAATGGAGGATGTATGGGCGTTTTTCAATCCACCAACGGGGGAACCAACTGGACCGCCAAAACAGTTCCGGGAGCCATCGGAACCCAATGCTGGTATGATTTCATCATGGCCGTGGATCCCAACGACGCCGCACGCGTGTGGCTGGGGGGCGTCCGGCTTTTTGTTTCCGGCGACGAAGGCAGCAACTGGACACAAGCCAATGTCGATCATTCTGACCAGCATGCCATTGTTTACCGGCCTGGCAATTCCAATGAAATGCTTTTGGGGAACGATGGTGGGGTGGAACGCACCCTGGCAGGCAGTGCCGCAGTGCCCGCCTTTTCGCCAAAAAACGATGGCTACAATGTCACACAATTTTATGCCATTTCCATGAATCCCGTCAGCGGCTCCAACGAGATCATTGGAGGAACACAGGATAATGCCACCCCTGTTTTCAGTTCATCCGGACTGGGATCCACGACCTGTGTGTTGTGTTGCTGCGATGGTGGCTGGGCTCATATTGATCAGGATGACCCTACGATTCAAATAGCATCCACCCAGGACGGATCCTTTAACCTGTCCACCGGTGGGTCAGGCGGGGCTTTTAATAATATCGTGCCGGGGTCTCCGGATGTCCGGTTTTTCATCACCCCTTCCTCCTATGACAGCGGCAATGATGTATTCTATTTTTCGGATGATGTGGATAATTTTGGCCGGGTGACCGATATCGGAGGCACCAACACCCTTACCTTCGAGCCTGTTGCCGCTTTTGGCAACGGTCGGGTTTCGGCATTCGCGGTGTCCCCGAATACGGCTGACCGGGTTTTTATGGGCATTGAAAACGGCACCCTTTTCCAGATCGACAATGCCAACATGAACGGTGCCATTACGGTTACCAACCTGAATGCGCCAGCGGTTGGGTTTATGTCCTCCGTTACCGTGGCCGCCGGTGATGACCAGCACCTGCTCATCACCTACAGCAACTACGGCGTGCAAAGCATCTGGGAAACCACCAACGGAGGAACCAACTGGAGAAGCGTGGAAGGCAACCTGCCGGATATGCCGGTACGCTGGGCCATGTTCCACCCATTTGACCCGGAACAGGTTCTGGTGGCCACCGAACTGGGGGTCTGGACCTCGGCAGACATTACCGTGGTGTCCCCGGACTGGCAGCCCACCAATGGTTTTGGCCTGGCCAATGTACGGGTGGACATGCTCGTTTACCGGTCTTCCGACCATACCATCGCTGCCGCCACACATGGACGCGGCGTGTTCACAACCGATTATTTCGGGATGCTGGCCAACTGTCAGCCCAACCTGAATTTATCGGGTATCATTGCACCCGGAATTTACACGGCAGAGGATGTGCTTACCACCGACGGAACCGTCCAGGGAGCGACCGCCGTGATTCTTCAGGCCGGGGAAATGGTGGTTCTGGAACCCGACTTTACCGCCGAACGCGGCAGTGATTTCTGGGCGCTCATTTTACCATGCGCCCCTCCGGGAAGTTTCGCCCCGGATGAAGAGCAATACTTCCTGAAAATGCCTGATGAATCGGGCATGGAGGCGAAAACCATTGAGGATAAAAAGGATAAAACACCGGAAGGAAAATTAAGATGTTACCCCAACCCGGCGCAAACCTTTGCCACGGTGGAATTCGAGCTTACTGAAGCGACCAACATGCGCATCGTAGTGATGAATGCCAGGGGACAACTGGTTGATGTGCTGGCAGATGGAAACTTCACGGAAGGCACCCTGAAGTTCCCGTGGAATACCAATGCCCTGGAAAGCGGGTTGTATTTCGTACAGGCACAAATGGCCACAAAAGCCGTTACCGAAAAAGTTTTTGTGGTTAAATAG